The Pseudanabaena sp. ABRG5-3 genome includes the window TTATTTTTAGTGGATACCAAGAATTTAGGAGAACAGGCGGAACAGGAGTTTCTCAAATATCAGCCGACGGATGACAATCGCAAATTTACGGAACTGTATAATGTTCAACGGCTGAGTTCTAGCTATATTGCCTCCGATAGTCAGGTGTGCATTTCCACAATTCAGCGACTCTATTCGATTTTGCAGGGTAAGGAATTAGATGAATCGGCGGAGCAGGAAAATCCGCATGAGTCGGTGTTGAATTTGCTGAAAAAAGAACCTTTGCCCGTGAGCTATTCCTTAAAAAATGCGATCGAACAGTTCGATTTCATCATCATTGATGAGTGCCATCGCTCGATTTATAACATTTGGAAGCAGGTGCTGGAATATTATGATGCTTTTTTGATTGGGCTGACGGCTACGCCCGATAAGCGCACCTTTGGCTTTTTTAATCAGAATGTGGTCAGTGAGTATACCTATGAGGAGTCGATCGCGGATGGGGTGAATGTGCCGTACAACGTCTATACGATTGAGACGGAAATTACTAAAAATGGCGCGAAACTGAAAGCGAAGGAATATATCGACAAGCGCGAAAAGCTGTCTCGTAAAAAGCGCTGGGAACAGTTAGATGAGGATGTGGAATATAAGGCGAATAAGTTAGATCGCGATGTGGTGAATCCTAATCAAATTCGCGAAATTATTCGTGAGTTCAAACGATCGCTGAAGGAGGAGATTTTTCGCGATCGCATTATGCCTAATGGTGAGTATGAAGTACCGAAAACATTGATTTTTGCGAAGACGGATAGCCATGCTGAGGACATTATTGCGATCGCGCGGGAGGAATTTGGTGAGGGGAATGAGTTTTGTAAAAAGGTGACTTATCAGAGTAAGGAAGATCCCAAATCGGTGCTAAATCGTTTCCGCAATGATTTCCATCCGCGCATCGCTGTAACTGTGGACATGATCGCTACGGGAACCGATGTGAAGCCCTTGGAAGTGTTGCTATTTATGCGCGATGTCAAGAGTATCAATTACTTTGAGCAGATGAAGGGGCGCGGCACAAGAACGATCGCCTTTGATGATTTGCAAAGGGTGCCTAGCACGGCGAAATATACGAAAACCCATTTTGTGATTGTCGATGCGGTGGGCGCGATGAAGTCAAAGAAAACCGATAGTCGTCCGCTAGAGCGCAAGCCCAATGTTCCGCTCAAGGATTTATTGGGAGCCGTGACGATGGGAGCGCAGGATGAGGATTTATTCTTGACCTTGGCAAATCGGTTAATGCGATTAGATAAACAACTGACGGAACCTGAGCAGGTGAAATTTACGGAGCTTACGGGCGGTAAGAATATTCATACTGTGGTTAAGGATCTGTTGACGGCTTACGATCCTGATGCGATCGCTGAAAGATCTGAGGCTTTGATAAATAAGATAGCTGTAAGCGATCGCACTCCTGCCTTAGAAGAGTCGGCGCTTAAACAAGCACAGTCGGAGTTAGCGGATCTTGCCTCAGCAAATTTTAATGGTGAGTTGAATACTTACCTTGAGAATGTGCGGAAGGTGCATGAGCAGATTATCGATACGATCAATCAGGACAAGATTTTGAAGTCAGAGTTTGATGCGTTTTCGGTCGATAAGGCAAGCGCGATGATTCAAGACTTTACGGATTACATTGCCGCAAATCGCGATGAAATTGTGGCTTTGAGCCTATTTTACGATCAGCCCTATCGCCGACGGGAGTTAACCTATCGGATGGTGCAGGATTTGTTAGAGAAGTTAAAGGTGGATCGTCCGATGTTAGCGCCGACCTATGTTTGGGATGCCTACAAGCAGTTAGAAAATGTGCGGGTTGATAGTCCCAAAAATGAGTTGGTGGCTCTAGTTGCACTGATTCGACGGGTGACGGGAATTGATAGTGCGTTGACTCCCTATGACAAGACAATCGATCGCAATTTTCAGAATTGGGTATTTGGTAAGCAGGCGGGTGCATTGAAGTTTACGGAGGAGCAGATGCGCTGGTTACGGATGATGAAGGAACATATCATGTCAAGTTTTCATATTGATGTGGATGATTTGGAATATACGCCTTTTGATGCGGAGGGTGGTGTCGGTAAGATGTATCAACTTTTTGGCGATCGCATGGGTGAGATTATCGAGGAGTTAAATGAGGCGCTGGCGGCGTAAATCATCTCTGGACTATGATTTATAGGATTAACGGGATTAACTGTGATTTTTTTACATGATTAGTGTGATTAATGTGATGGACTATGATTAAAGACTTGCAAAATTGGCAAAGCCAATTAAAAATCATGGTAATCATGTTAATCACACTAATCATGTCCTAACAAATGGTTGATGGCGACTATAAGCATTCTGATCTGACTGGCAAGATTATTGGGGCGGCGATGGCTGTCCATTCTGGGCTGGGGAATGGTTTTCAGGAGGTGATCTATCAGAGGGCTTTGGCGATTGAGCTAGGCGATCGCAATATTGCTTTTTGTCGTGAGTTTGAGATGCCGATCTATTATAAAAATCAACATATTGGGACACGGCGGGTTGATTTTTTGGTGGAGGGTTATATTTCGGTGGAGTTAAAGGCGGTGATGGAGATTCTGGATGTGCATTTGGCGCAGGCAATCAATTATCTGGAGGCGTATGATTTGGAGGTGGGGTTGTTGATTAATTTTGGGGCGAAGAGTTTACAGTTTAAGCGGCTGTCGAATAAGAAGTTTAAGCAGAAGGCTCAGGGTAATCCTCATATTAAGCATGATTTTCGTGATTAACTTGATGGGCTATGATTCTTTGGGCAGGATTTATGGGATTAACTTGATGGGCTATGATTTTTTGACTAACTGCGTTAGTTGGGATTATTTTTTAATCATGGTCATCACACAATCACGCAAATCATGTAATCATAGCCCATCATATTAATCAGGTTAATCATGTTAAAAGATTGGATTGAGGTTGAATTGGGGGATGTTTGCTTTACTACTTCAGGAGGAACGCCAAGCAGAAGTAAATCGGAATATTACAAAGGAACAATTCCTTGGGTTAAATCAGGTGAATTAAACTATGGCTTAATCTTAGATACTGAAGAACATATTTCTGATGAAGCAATAACCAATTCAAGTGCAAAGATTTTTCCAGAAGGAACTTTATTAATAGCTCTCTATGGTGCAACTATTGGAAAACTTTCTATTTTAGGTGTCCCTGCAACTACAAATCAAGCAATATGTGGCATTTATAAAAATGAATTATTTGAAACCAAATTTTTATTTAATTATCTATTTCATAAAAGACAAAAATTAATTGAGCAAGGTACTGGAGGCGCTCAACCAAATATCAGTCAAGCAATACTTAAAAAGCTTTCATTACCTCTTGCACCACTGCCTGAACAAAGAGCGATCACAGCCAAAATCGAGCAACTATTCAGCGAACTAGACAACGGCATAGCCAATCTCAAAGCCGCCAAATCTAAACTAGAAATCTATCGCCAAGCCATCCTAAAACAAGCATTTGAAGGCGAACTAACAAAAGAATGGCGAGAAAAACAAACAAAAAATCATGGCAATCATGTAAATCAAAAAAATCACAGTACAGACAGCTTACCTGAAACTTGGAAGTGGGTAAAATTAGAGAATTTAGCTGTAGTAGGCACAGGAGCAACACCAAAACGAGGTGAATCTAATTATTGGCAAAATGGCTCAATAGCATGGATTACAAGTGGTGCTTTAAACGATTTGTATGTAAAAGAAGCAAGTGAATTTATTACTGAAGCTGCAATAAAAGAAACAAACTGTAAAATATTTCCTAAAGGCTCACTACTTATTGCAATGTATGGAGAAGGGAAAACTAGGGGTAAATGTTCAGAATTAATGATCTCTGCTGCTACAAATCAAGCGATTGCAAGTATTGAAATAAATGATGAATTTAAAGAATACAAAAAGTATGTCAAGTGGTTTTTATTGAAAAATTATGATGATATTCGTATGCTATCGAGTGGTGGAGTACAACCAAATTTAAACCTTACTATTGTTAAAAACACAAAATTACCGCTTTGTCCAATAGAAGAACAAAACCAAATAGTCCAAGAAATTGAAACCCGTTTATCAGTTTGCGACAAACTTAACGAAAGCATCGATCAAAGCCTAGAAAAAGCCCAAGCATTGCGACAAAGCATCCTCAAAAAAGCCTTTGAAGGTAAACTCCTCAGCCAAGACGAACTCCAAAACTGTCGCCAACAACCCGACTGGGAACCTGCTGCTAAACTATTGGAAAGAGTTAAAAAAGATAGCAAAACTAAGAGGTAACTATATGCTAATCAACCAATTAAGAGAAAAGCGAGAAAATATCTTAGCGATCGCAGCCAAACATGGAGCATTTAATGTACGAGTTTTTGGATCGGTTGCCCGTGGTGAAGCCGATACAAAAAGTGATATTGACCTATTAATTGACTACGACATAGAAAAAATCACACCTTGGTTTCCTGTTGGTTTAATTCGTGATTTAGAAAAATTTTTAAACACTAAAGTTGATGTAGTCACCACCGAAGGACTCAAAACCAGAATACGCGAACAAGTCTTGCAGGAGTCAATTAAACTATGAGAAATGATTCAGAAAAACTTCACGACATCCAAGAAGCAATTATCAAAATAGACAAATACTCAGTCCAAGGAAAAGAGGAATTCTTTAGTAACGAATTGATTCAAAGTTGGATTTTAATGCAGTTACAGATTATTGGCGAAGCTGCGCGATCGATGTCAAAAGAAATTCATCAAAAATATCCTCAAATTCCTTGGCAAGATATTATTGATTTTCGCAACCTACTTGTACATGAATATTTTAGAGTAGACTTAAAATTGGTCTGGAGAATTGTTGAGAAGGAATTACCAGAACTCAAAGAGCAAATTTCATTGATTATTGAATAGCAAATAAATCCCTGAACAACAAAAATTATGAATAACGCCACAAAACCATTAGAAGAAATGATTCAAGAATTGCCGCCCAACCTCAAAATTGAGGTAAAAGCATTTGTAGAATCACTCTTAAACAAGTCTCAACAGCGCCCCAAGCGAAAACTCCGCCAAGACTGGGCAGGAAAACTCAAAGCAGAAACCTATACATCCGTTGACTTACAGCATCTAGCTAACGATTGGAGATCTAGCTAATGTTTCTTCTAGATACTAATATCTGGCTAGAAGAGCTATTAGGGCAGCGACAAGCTAAAAGCGTAGCAAAAATGCTAAATATGCTTGACTTATCAGAAATATGTATAACTGATTTCAGTTTGCACTCCATAGGTGTTATCTGCGATCGCTTACAACAAAGAGATGTTTTTGTTCAATTTGTCCAAGATGTCCTCATAGACGGTGAAGTACTAATAGTTAGTGTCCCACCTACCCACATGGAAAGACTAGTGGAAGTCATGGACAACTTTAATCTAGATTTTGATGACGCATATCAATATGTCGCTGCTGAGCTTGAGAAAGCTATAATTGTCAGTTTTGATAAAGATTTAGATAGAACTGATCGGGGACGATGGAAACCAAGTCAAGTAATTGCCAGTAAAAATAATCAGTAAAAATGAGTAACGAATCAAGCCTAATCTCTAAAGTTTGGAACTTCGCCAACGTCCTGCGTGACGACGGTGTGAGCTATGGCGACTACCTCGAACAAATTACATACCTGCTATTCCTAAAAATGGCAGACGAAATGTCCAAACCTCCCTACAGCAAAATCATCAAATTTCCCCACATCAAAGACGCAGAAGGCAACGAAATCACCAACGGCGAAAAGTGCGACTGGGCAACCCTCACCAACAACAAACGCGGCGCAGAACTCGAAAATTATTACAACCAAATGTTGCGATCGCTTGCCACCGAAAAAGGCACTTTAGGGCAAATCTTCACCAAATCGCAAAACAAAATCCAAGACCCATCGAAACTGCTCAAAATCATCGACATGATCGCCAAAGAGCAATGGACAATGGTGGGAACCGATGTCAAAGGCAACATTTACGAAGGACTGCTAGAGAAAAACGCCGAAGACACCAAAAGCGGCGCAGGGCAATACTTCACCCCCAGAGCCTTAATCAAAGCAATGGTCGCCTGTGTCAATCCGCAACCCAGCAAAACCATTCACGATCCTGCCTGTGGTACAGGTGGATTCTTTCTCGCTGCCTATGACCACATCATCAAACATCACCGCCTCGACAAAGATCAAAAAATCTTTCTCAAAAATCGCACCTTCTCAGGCAATGAAATCGTCGCCAGTACCCGCCGCCTCTGCCTGATGAATATGTTTTTGCATAACATCGGCGAAATCGATGGCGATAGTTTTATCTCTACCAACGACGCACTCATTTCCGATGAAGGTATTCGCGTTGATTATGTCCTCGCCAATCCCCCCTTCGGCAAAAAAAGCAGCATCACCATCACCAACCAAGAAGGCGAACAGGAACGCCAAGACCTCAGCTATAACCGTCAAGACTTTTGGGCAACCACTTCCAACAAACAACTCAACTTTTTGCAGCATATCCGCACCCTGCTCAAGGTCAACGGACAAGCCGCCGTCGTCCTTCCTGACAACGTTCTCTTTGAGGGTGGCGCAGGCGAAACCGTCCGCAAAGAGTTAATGAAAACCACCGATTTACATACGATTTTGCGACTGCCCACAGGCATCTTTTATGCCCAAGGAGTCAAGGCAAATGTCCTCTTTTTTGACAACAAACCCGCCGCCAAAGAGCCTTGGACTAAGGAAGTCTGGATCTATGACTACCGCACCAATGTCCAACATACCCTCAAGAAAAATCCCCTCAAACTGGAAGATCTCCAGCCTTTTATCGATTGTTACAAAACAGGCGATCGCTACCACCGCACTGAAACATGGACAGAAGTAACGCCTGAAGGACGCTGGCGCAAGTTTAGCTATGACGAAATCATGGCGCGAGACAAAACCAACCTCGATATATTCTGGCTCAAGGACAAAAGCCTCGCCGATCTCGATAATCTCCCCGATCCCGATATTCTTGCCAACGAAATCATCGAAAACATCGAAGCAGGTTTAGACAGCTTCCGCGAAATTATGGAAAACCTCAATGCGATCGCAATATAAAAGCTCAAAATAAAAGAGAAAGGCACTTCGTGCCTTTCTCTTTTAATAAAAAGGTCTTAACGCCTGTAGAATCACGGCTGAAGCACGTTTTGCATCTTCTACATGATCAAGAGTTTGACTAACTTGAGTTAGTTGTTGTTCTAACGCATCAAAGGTCTCATAGGTTTGAAAAATAAGCTGCATCAAATCATCGAGGTCATAGGTATAGAGTGCAGACCAATCCCGTTCCTGTGGACTAAAACGATAATGAAGACTCGAAAATAATAGAATCTTGGCATGGAGTGGACTGATATTTCGCGAAATGTCCGCCCGTAAATCAAATAAATTCGTTAAATATTTAAGATTATGACGATGGGGAATCGTTGACTGACTATCAGGATCAACAATGATTTCAGCTTCGTTGCGAGATGCGATCGCCACAGCTTCATCAGGATATAAAAAGCTATTCGGGAGTTTACCTTCATCTCGTAGAGTATAGAGAAAACCGATGCTATCGATAATATTATCGGCAGCAAGGAGATAATCTGATTGCTTGCTAAGCTGCTTGACATGACTATTTAACTTTTGCTTGAGCGTATTGAGATTGGGAAATAAAATCATCAATTCACGCACAAGCTGACGGATATGCAACGTTTTGACTTCGTTGACATCATTTGACCAAGTGTCATTACAAGTGAAGAGGATGAGTCGTTTGATGCGAAGTACATTGCTGTCTTGCTCCAAGCTATCTATAACTTCCTCTAGAAGATTTAAATCTTCCATAGACTTTTTTGTGATGTTGCTAAAGATAGCAGGATATTAGGATGAGAATGCCTGACAAAAGCGCTGTCCATTCTAACCTCTAAATCACTACTTTTTGTTAGGCAATGTTGCACTAATGATATTTGTTTATGCAGCGATTGCCATAATTTATGTTGCCATCTTGGTAGATGGTGGTTAGGCAAGTCAAGGGAAATGCCTAAATTTAGGGATGGTTTTTGCCATCGGGCATGGTTGCGCCACTAAAGATTGTACCAATGGTACTGGCTCCGCTTAGCTCGGCTCTGGTGAGAACGGCATAGCTAAGGTCAGCACCATCGAGATTAGCTCTGACTAAATAGGCATCCACTAAACTCGCTTGACTGAGATTAGCTTTATCAAGTAGCGATCGCGATAGATCTGTACCTGTGAGGACAGCCTGAATTAAGCCTGCATTGCTTAAAGTCGCCATACTAACATTTGCCTTGCTCAAATTAGCGCCAAATAAGTTTGCTAAACGGAGATTTGCGTTTTTAAGATCCGCCTTGGTGAAATTGGCATTCTTCAAGTTAGCTTCCGTAAGATTGACATTATTCAGATTGGCTTCCGTAAAAATTGTCCCGATCGCGATCGCACCACTGAGATTCGCACCCTGTAAATTAACCCTCGCAAGGGTCGCTTCACTGAGATTGGCTTCCGAAAGATCCACTCCAGACAGATCAGCTCCACTGAGGTTTGCCCCCCGTAAGTCAGCTTTGCGTAGATTCGCACCATTCATGGTTGTGGGTGGAT containing:
- a CDS encoding DEAD/DEAH box helicase family protein codes for the protein MVNQNPEQIARDKIDAMLIAAGWGVQSKSKINLAASRGVAVREYQTDAGIADYVLFVDKKPVGIIEAKREEEGEKLSAHEEQSKYYAVSKLKYLKNDPLPFVYESTGTLTRFTDYRDPKPRARAVFHFHRPETLAEWMSEAETLRARLHKIPELKPDGLRPAQIKAIANLEASFKANRPKALIQMATGAGKTFTACTFVYRLLKFARAKRILFLVDTKNLGEQAEQEFLKYQPTDDNRKFTELYNVQRLSSSYIASDSQVCISTIQRLYSILQGKELDESAEQENPHESVLNLLKKEPLPVSYSLKNAIEQFDFIIIDECHRSIYNIWKQVLEYYDAFLIGLTATPDKRTFGFFNQNVVSEYTYEESIADGVNVPYNVYTIETEITKNGAKLKAKEYIDKREKLSRKKRWEQLDEDVEYKANKLDRDVVNPNQIREIIREFKRSLKEEIFRDRIMPNGEYEVPKTLIFAKTDSHAEDIIAIAREEFGEGNEFCKKVTYQSKEDPKSVLNRFRNDFHPRIAVTVDMIATGTDVKPLEVLLFMRDVKSINYFEQMKGRGTRTIAFDDLQRVPSTAKYTKTHFVIVDAVGAMKSKKTDSRPLERKPNVPLKDLLGAVTMGAQDEDLFLTLANRLMRLDKQLTEPEQVKFTELTGGKNIHTVVKDLLTAYDPDAIAERSEALINKIAVSDRTPALEESALKQAQSELADLASANFNGELNTYLENVRKVHEQIIDTINQDKILKSEFDAFSVDKASAMIQDFTDYIAANRDEIVALSLFYDQPYRRRELTYRMVQDLLEKLKVDRPMLAPTYVWDAYKQLENVRVDSPKNELVALVALIRRVTGIDSALTPYDKTIDRNFQNWVFGKQAGALKFTEEQMRWLRMMKEHIMSSFHIDVDDLEYTPFDAEGGVGKMYQLFGDRMGEIIEELNEALAA
- a CDS encoding GxxExxY protein, coding for MVDGDYKHSDLTGKIIGAAMAVHSGLGNGFQEVIYQRALAIELGDRNIAFCREFEMPIYYKNQHIGTRRVDFLVEGYISVELKAVMEILDVHLAQAINYLEAYDLEVGLLINFGAKSLQFKRLSNKKFKQKAQGNPHIKHDFRD
- a CDS encoding restriction endonuclease subunit S, whose product is MLKDWIEVELGDVCFTTSGGTPSRSKSEYYKGTIPWVKSGELNYGLILDTEEHISDEAITNSSAKIFPEGTLLIALYGATIGKLSILGVPATTNQAICGIYKNELFETKFLFNYLFHKRQKLIEQGTGGAQPNISQAILKKLSLPLAPLPEQRAITAKIEQLFSELDNGIANLKAAKSKLEIYRQAILKQAFEGELTKEWREKQTKNHGNHVNQKNHSTDSLPETWKWVKLENLAVVGTGATPKRGESNYWQNGSIAWITSGALNDLYVKEASEFITEAAIKETNCKIFPKGSLLIAMYGEGKTRGKCSELMISAATNQAIASIEINDEFKEYKKYVKWFLLKNYDDIRMLSSGGVQPNLNLTIVKNTKLPLCPIEEQNQIVQEIETRLSVCDKLNESIDQSLEKAQALRQSILKKAFEGKLLSQDELQNCRQQPDWEPAAKLLERVKKDSKTKR
- a CDS encoding nucleotidyltransferase family protein yields the protein MLINQLREKRENILAIAAKHGAFNVRVFGSVARGEADTKSDIDLLIDYDIEKITPWFPVGLIRDLEKFLNTKVDVVTTEGLKTRIREQVLQESIKL
- a CDS encoding DUF86 domain-containing protein, which translates into the protein MRNDSEKLHDIQEAIIKIDKYSVQGKEEFFSNELIQSWILMQLQIIGEAARSMSKEIHQKYPQIPWQDIIDFRNLLVHEYFRVDLKLVWRIVEKELPELKEQISLIIE
- a CDS encoding DUF2281 domain-containing protein, producing MNNATKPLEEMIQELPPNLKIEVKAFVESLLNKSQQRPKRKLRQDWAGKLKAETYTSVDLQHLANDWRSS
- a CDS encoding PIN domain-containing protein is translated as MFLLDTNIWLEELLGQRQAKSVAKMLNMLDLSEICITDFSLHSIGVICDRLQQRDVFVQFVQDVLIDGEVLIVSVPPTHMERLVEVMDNFNLDFDDAYQYVAAELEKAIIVSFDKDLDRTDRGRWKPSQVIASKNNQ
- a CDS encoding type I restriction-modification system subunit M, with the translated sequence MSNESSLISKVWNFANVLRDDGVSYGDYLEQITYLLFLKMADEMSKPPYSKIIKFPHIKDAEGNEITNGEKCDWATLTNNKRGAELENYYNQMLRSLATEKGTLGQIFTKSQNKIQDPSKLLKIIDMIAKEQWTMVGTDVKGNIYEGLLEKNAEDTKSGAGQYFTPRALIKAMVACVNPQPSKTIHDPACGTGGFFLAAYDHIIKHHRLDKDQKIFLKNRTFSGNEIVASTRRLCLMNMFLHNIGEIDGDSFISTNDALISDEGIRVDYVLANPPFGKKSSITITNQEGEQERQDLSYNRQDFWATTSNKQLNFLQHIRTLLKVNGQAAVVLPDNVLFEGGAGETVRKELMKTTDLHTILRLPTGIFYAQGVKANVLFFDNKPAAKEPWTKEVWIYDYRTNVQHTLKKNPLKLEDLQPFIDCYKTGDRYHRTETWTEVTPEGRWRKFSYDEIMARDKTNLDIFWLKDKSLADLDNLPDPDILANEIIENIEAGLDSFREIMENLNAIAI
- a CDS encoding pentapeptide repeat-containing protein, which encodes MSADKLLKEYATGRRDFASINLANANLFNSDLIGVNLTKADLRRTNLVFAYLNKVTFNHANLVGAKLGGATLNQAIMMNANLSEADLHGAMLQRVNLFGANLSLANLMDANLGEADLRSANLRGANLRCAILSAALMREERGYPPTTMNGANLRKADLRGANLSGADLSGVDLSEANLSEATLARVNLQGANLSGAIAIGTIFTEANLNNVNLTEANLKNANFTKADLKNANLRLANLFGANLSKANVSMATLSNAGLIQAVLTGTDLSRSLLDKANLSQASLVDAYLVRANLDGADLSYAVLTRAELSGASTIGTIFSGATMPDGKNHP